A window of the Motilibacter rhizosphaerae genome harbors these coding sequences:
- a CDS encoding carbohydrate ABC transporter permease produces the protein MSSQVQVPGSVGIARRPRRRGDGVWPWLFIAPLLLGIGVFYLWPIAQTVYYSFTTFGVFGGSTFSGLDNYRQLVTDPSLYRSLLNTLLYTLIVLLNIPIALYLASLMNMPGLRFASVYRVIYFLPFVAMPTAVAFVWRIIYNGDFGVLNYLLGLVGINGPYWISTPGAAIVAVAVVGLWSNLGFSIIVLGAGLKTIPQELYEAAQLDGASRWRQFRSVTVPLLTPTIAFLVIITVITSLQLFDLLYAILGSTNPTLSKSMSLVYFFYRSGFVTNDKGYAAAIAVVILFIIGATTAVQFRLQRRWVHGG, from the coding sequence ATGAGTAGCCAGGTCCAGGTGCCGGGGTCGGTGGGCATCGCCCGCCGGCCCCGGCGCCGCGGCGACGGCGTCTGGCCGTGGCTGTTCATCGCGCCCCTGCTGCTGGGGATCGGGGTCTTCTACCTCTGGCCGATCGCGCAGACGGTCTACTACTCGTTCACCACGTTCGGGGTCTTCGGCGGGTCGACCTTCTCCGGCCTGGACAACTACCGCCAGCTCGTGACGGACCCCTCGCTCTACCGGTCGCTGCTGAACACCCTCCTCTACACGCTCATCGTCCTGCTCAACATCCCCATCGCGCTCTACCTCGCCAGCCTGATGAACATGCCGGGGTTGCGCTTCGCCTCGGTCTACCGCGTGATCTACTTCCTGCCGTTCGTCGCGATGCCGACGGCCGTGGCGTTCGTGTGGCGCATCATCTACAACGGCGACTTCGGCGTGCTCAACTACCTGCTGGGCCTGGTCGGCATCAACGGCCCGTACTGGATCAGCACGCCGGGAGCGGCGATCGTCGCCGTGGCCGTGGTCGGCCTGTGGTCGAACCTCGGGTTCTCCATCATCGTCCTCGGCGCGGGCCTGAAGACGATCCCCCAGGAACTGTACGAGGCGGCTCAGCTCGACGGGGCCTCGCGCTGGCGGCAGTTCCGCTCGGTCACGGTGCCCCTCCTGACGCCGACGATCGCCTTCCTCGTCATCATCACGGTGATCACGAGCCTGCAGCTGTTCGACCTGCTCTACGCGATCCTGGGCAGCACCAACCCCACGCTGTCCAAGAGCATGTCCCTCGTCTACTTCTTCTACCGCTCGGGCTTCGTCACCAACGACAAGGGCTACGCCGCGGCCATCGCGGTCGTCATCCTCTTCATCATCGGTGCGACGACGGCGGTGCAGTTCCGCCTGCAGCGGAGGTGGGTCCACGGTGGCTGA
- a CDS encoding ABC transporter substrate-binding protein, giving the protein MHQAPRSTSPLGRPAKAVLAASVLALGLAACGGSSTSQSTSSSAASGAAGAASASTDLKATLTYGLWDQTQVPAVQKVLAGFNAKYPGVKVNVNVTPYADYWTKLQTQASSKTLPDVFWMNGPNFQLYAANKQLAPITDQVKSGAIDPTKYPKALDDLYTLDGVQYGVPKDFDTIAIWANTALFKEAGVALPTGDWTWQQFQDTAKQISDKLKSKGIYGAAAGMDGQTTYYDTIFQAGGTVVDGKKSGYDSAASQQGIQFWTDLIKSGASPSVKQLTDTTADQWFTSGKLAMYQGGSWFRSALTKGPVSSSVKVLPLPMGKQKATVIHGVANVVAASSKNKEAAQALQDYFASQEAEQTLGSAGSVIPAYTGTQSTFAASMPGADLQVFLDALAYAKPLPVSANTAAWNALETDLLPDAFSGARPVADVTKELAAKMDTALGHE; this is encoded by the coding sequence ATGCACCAGGCACCACGCTCCACCTCGCCGCTGGGCCGGCCGGCCAAGGCCGTCCTCGCCGCGAGCGTCCTCGCCCTCGGTCTCGCGGCCTGCGGCGGCAGCTCGACGAGCCAGAGCACGTCGTCGAGTGCCGCCAGCGGCGCCGCCGGAGCGGCGAGTGCGTCGACGGACCTCAAGGCGACGCTCACCTACGGCCTCTGGGACCAGACGCAGGTCCCCGCGGTCCAGAAGGTGCTCGCCGGCTTCAACGCGAAGTATCCCGGCGTCAAGGTCAACGTCAACGTCACGCCGTACGCCGACTACTGGACCAAGCTGCAGACGCAGGCCTCGAGCAAGACACTGCCCGACGTCTTCTGGATGAACGGCCCGAACTTCCAGCTCTACGCCGCCAACAAGCAGCTGGCGCCCATCACCGACCAGGTGAAGAGCGGGGCGATCGACCCCACCAAGTACCCGAAGGCCCTGGACGACCTCTACACCCTCGACGGCGTGCAGTACGGCGTGCCCAAGGACTTCGACACCATCGCCATCTGGGCGAACACCGCGCTGTTCAAGGAGGCCGGGGTCGCTCTTCCCACCGGTGACTGGACCTGGCAGCAGTTCCAGGACACGGCCAAGCAGATCTCCGACAAGCTGAAGAGCAAGGGGATCTACGGCGCTGCCGCGGGCATGGACGGGCAGACGACGTACTACGACACGATCTTCCAGGCGGGCGGCACGGTCGTGGACGGGAAGAAGTCGGGCTACGACTCGGCCGCCTCCCAGCAGGGCATCCAGTTCTGGACCGACCTCATCAAGAGCGGCGCTTCCCCCAGCGTCAAGCAGCTCACCGACACGACCGCGGACCAGTGGTTCACCTCGGGCAAGCTCGCGATGTACCAGGGCGGCAGCTGGTTCAGGTCCGCCCTCACCAAGGGCCCCGTCTCCTCGAGCGTCAAGGTCCTGCCCCTGCCGATGGGCAAGCAGAAGGCGACCGTCATCCACGGCGTCGCCAACGTCGTCGCCGCCAGCAGCAAGAACAAGGAGGCCGCGCAGGCCCTGCAGGACTACTTCGCCAGCCAGGAGGCCGAGCAGACGCTCGGGAGCGCCGGGTCGGTCATCCCGGCGTACACCGGCACGCAGAGCACGTTCGCCGCGTCGATGCCGGGCGCGGACCTGCAGGTCTTCCTCGATGCGCTCGCCTACGCCAAGCCGCTGCCGGTCAGCGCGAACACCGCGGCCTGGAACGCGCTCGAGACCGACCTGCTGCCCGACGCCTTCTCCGGCGCGCGGCCGGTGGCGGACGTGACGAAGGAGCTGGCCGCCAAGATGGACACGGCGCTCGGGCATGAGTAG
- a CDS encoding Gfo/Idh/MocA family protein encodes MTAQTHTVNDALTVAVIGTGQRADIAHHVARARPGARLVAAVDTDPVGRQRARASFPDAAVHSSVQELLAAGAPDAAIITTPDDTHADIAVQLLRAGVAVYLEKPLATTLEDADRVLVAAAETGVPLYVGHNFRHAAVVRLMREVIERGEIGEVKTIWVRHFVGSGGDYYFKDWHADRSRTGSLLLQKASHDIDVVHYLASGWTSRVVAMGDLMVYGAITDRRERPGETVLDWFSVDNWPPRSLTGLNPVVDVEDVSMMLMALDNGVLASYQQCHFTPDYWRNYTVIGTEGRLENIGDTAGGVVRVWDHRHEAWQAQGDREYPISGVATGHADADLLTMREFLDHLADGAPTVVSPVAARQAVAAGALAAQSLRSGSVPLDVPPLPAAVAAHFTPHPPSTSAPR; translated from the coding sequence ATGACTGCGCAGACCCACACCGTCAACGACGCCCTCACCGTCGCCGTCATCGGCACGGGGCAGCGGGCCGACATCGCGCACCACGTCGCCCGGGCACGGCCCGGCGCACGCCTCGTCGCCGCGGTGGACACGGACCCCGTGGGCCGGCAGCGCGCCCGCGCGAGCTTCCCCGACGCCGCAGTGCACTCCTCGGTCCAGGAGCTGCTCGCGGCAGGTGCGCCGGACGCCGCCATCATCACGACCCCCGACGACACCCACGCGGACATCGCCGTCCAGCTGCTGCGTGCGGGCGTCGCGGTCTACCTCGAGAAGCCGCTGGCCACGACGCTCGAGGACGCCGACCGCGTCCTGGTCGCGGCCGCCGAGACCGGGGTGCCCCTCTACGTCGGGCACAACTTCCGCCACGCCGCGGTCGTGCGCCTCATGCGGGAGGTCATCGAGCGCGGCGAGATCGGCGAGGTGAAGACGATCTGGGTGCGCCACTTCGTCGGCAGCGGCGGGGACTACTACTTCAAGGACTGGCACGCGGACCGGAGCCGGACGGGCAGCCTGCTGCTGCAGAAGGCCAGCCACGACATCGACGTGGTGCACTACCTCGCCTCGGGCTGGACGAGCCGCGTGGTCGCGATGGGTGACCTCATGGTCTACGGCGCCATCACCGACCGCCGGGAGCGGCCCGGCGAGACCGTGCTCGACTGGTTCTCCGTCGACAACTGGCCGCCCCGCTCGCTGACCGGGCTGAACCCTGTCGTCGACGTCGAGGACGTCTCGATGATGCTGATGGCCCTCGACAACGGCGTGCTCGCGAGCTACCAGCAGTGCCACTTCACCCCGGACTACTGGCGGAACTACACGGTCATCGGCACGGAGGGCCGTCTCGAGAACATCGGGGACACCGCGGGCGGCGTCGTCCGCGTGTGGGACCACCGGCACGAGGCGTGGCAGGCGCAGGGAGACCGCGAGTACCCCATCAGCGGCGTCGCCACCGGCCATGCCGACGCAGACCTGCTGACGATGAGGGAGTTCCTCGACCACCTGGCCGACGGCGCCCCGACCGTCGTCTCTCCCGTGGCCGCACGCCAGGCCGTGGCGGCGGGAGCCCTCGCCGCGCAGTCGCTGCGCTCGGGCTCCGTCCCGCTCGACGTCCCCCCGCTCCCCGCCGCGGTCGCGGCGCACTTCACCCCCCACCCGCCCAGCACCAGCGCACCGCGCTGA
- a CDS encoding DeoR/GlpR family DNA-binding transcription regulator — protein sequence MTAQQRLNQVLELVIQQGNVSIAEICESLGVSTATVRRDLNTLAEQRLVTRTHGGAAALGSGYELPLQYKIARQAEAKKAIAAAVAELVSPGDSVGLNGGTTTTEVARVLARADRLAGSGDAPGVTIVTNALNIAYELSVREHVKIVVTGGVPRRQSYELVGPLVGSSLRDFSLELAVLGVDGITARFGATTVHEGEAEASRQLASVAQRVVVAADSSKLGRTTFARICPLDAVDVLVTDVDVETSVAHDLAAAGVEVIVATPR from the coding sequence GTGACGGCGCAGCAGCGGCTCAACCAGGTGCTCGAGCTGGTGATCCAGCAGGGCAACGTCTCCATCGCGGAGATCTGCGAGTCGCTCGGGGTGTCGACCGCCACCGTGCGCCGGGACCTCAACACGCTGGCCGAGCAGCGCCTGGTCACGCGTACGCACGGGGGCGCGGCCGCCCTCGGCTCGGGCTACGAGCTCCCGCTGCAGTACAAGATCGCCCGGCAGGCCGAGGCGAAGAAGGCGATCGCCGCCGCCGTGGCCGAGCTCGTCTCCCCGGGCGACTCCGTGGGGCTGAACGGCGGAACCACGACCACCGAGGTCGCCCGCGTCCTGGCCCGGGCGGACCGCCTCGCCGGCTCCGGCGACGCCCCCGGCGTCACGATCGTGACCAATGCGCTCAACATCGCCTACGAGCTCTCGGTGCGCGAGCACGTGAAGATCGTCGTCACCGGGGGCGTCCCGCGACGGCAGAGCTACGAGCTGGTCGGACCGCTCGTCGGCTCCTCCCTGCGGGACTTCAGCCTCGAGCTCGCGGTGCTGGGGGTGGACGGCATCACCGCGCGCTTCGGCGCGACCACCGTGCACGAAGGCGAGGCTGAGGCCAGCCGACAGCTGGCCTCGGTCGCGCAGCGCGTCGTCGTCGCGGCGGACTCGAGCAAGCTGGGGCGCACGACGTTCGCCCGCATCTGCCCCCTCGACGCCGTGGACGTCCTCGTCACCGACGTCGATGTCGAGACCTCCGTCGCCCACGACCTCGCCGCCGCGGGCGTCGAGGTCATCGTGGCCACCCCTCGCTGA
- a CDS encoding SIS domain-containing protein — MSTTTFVDAEIETQPEVWREAAELSRSVRSALPHPGERVAVVGCGTSWFVAMSWAALREAAGHGVTDAFSGSEYPLGRTYDRVVVISRSGTTTEIVDLLAALHGTPTTLLTAVPDSPAAAGAATTVALPFAEERSVVQTRFATSALTLLRVHDGADVAALAADGERALQVPVDDLLDAEQCTFLGRGWTIGLANEAALKTREAAQFWAEAYPAMDYRHGPIAIAEPGRLVWSIGRAPTGLADEVASTGATFVEHADLDPQAALVVAQRFAVAMSKRRGLDPDRPRSLSRSVILA, encoded by the coding sequence TTGAGCACCACGACGTTCGTCGACGCCGAGATCGAGACCCAGCCGGAGGTCTGGCGGGAGGCTGCCGAGCTCAGCCGGTCCGTCCGGTCCGCGCTGCCGCACCCCGGCGAGCGGGTGGCCGTGGTCGGCTGCGGCACCAGCTGGTTCGTCGCGATGAGCTGGGCCGCCCTGCGCGAGGCGGCGGGCCACGGGGTGACGGACGCGTTCTCCGGATCGGAGTACCCGCTGGGCCGGACGTACGACCGAGTCGTCGTCATCTCCCGCTCCGGCACGACCACGGAGATCGTGGACCTGCTGGCGGCGCTGCACGGGACGCCGACGACGCTGCTCACCGCCGTCCCGGACTCCCCGGCCGCGGCGGGTGCTGCCACGACCGTGGCGTTGCCGTTCGCCGAGGAGCGCTCCGTCGTGCAGACCCGGTTCGCGACGAGCGCGCTGACGCTCCTGCGCGTCCACGACGGCGCCGACGTCGCGGCCCTCGCGGCGGACGGCGAGCGCGCGCTGCAGGTGCCGGTCGACGACCTCCTCGACGCGGAGCAGTGCACGTTCCTCGGTCGCGGTTGGACCATCGGCCTCGCCAACGAGGCAGCCCTGAAGACCCGTGAGGCAGCACAGTTCTGGGCCGAGGCGTACCCCGCGATGGACTACCGCCACGGCCCGATCGCCATCGCGGAGCCCGGTCGCCTGGTGTGGAGCATCGGTCGCGCCCCGACCGGTCTCGCCGACGAGGTGGCGAGCACCGGCGCCACCTTCGTCGAGCACGCGGACCTCGACCCGCAGGCCGCGCTCGTCGTGGCGCAGCGCTTCGCCGTGGCCATGAGCAAGCGGCGCGGCCTCGACCCCGACCGCCCGCGCTCGCTGTCCCGCTCGGTCATCCTCGCCTGA
- a CDS encoding SDR family oxidoreductase, whose amino-acid sequence MADPRVLWVTGAGSGMGRASAVAVAAGRRVALSGRRRDRLEEVAALVEQTGGEALVLPLDARDPAALADAHDEIRSRWGAVGDVVLSAGLNAPRRTWADQSMTDVQAVLDTNFSAVVRAVDAVLPDLRTSHGQVVVVSSYAAWRFSPGAGVAYSASKTALSAVCQTLNAQEAAHGVRATHLCPGDVDTEFLRLRPAEPGAEARARMLSPDDVARAVRFVLESPAHVRIDELVISPVSQA is encoded by the coding sequence ATGGCGGACCCGCGCGTCCTCTGGGTGACCGGGGCCGGGAGCGGCATGGGCCGGGCGAGCGCCGTCGCGGTCGCGGCCGGCCGGCGGGTCGCGCTGAGCGGGCGGCGCCGCGACCGGCTCGAGGAGGTCGCCGCCCTCGTCGAGCAGACGGGCGGGGAGGCCCTCGTCCTGCCCCTCGACGCGCGCGACCCCGCTGCCCTCGCTGATGCCCACGACGAGATCCGCTCGCGCTGGGGCGCGGTCGGTGACGTCGTGCTCTCGGCGGGCCTCAACGCCCCGCGGCGCACGTGGGCGGACCAGTCGATGACGGACGTGCAGGCGGTCCTCGACACCAACTTCAGCGCTGTCGTCCGCGCGGTCGACGCGGTGCTCCCCGACCTGCGGACGTCGCACGGCCAGGTGGTCGTCGTGTCGTCGTACGCCGCCTGGCGGTTCAGCCCGGGAGCGGGAGTCGCGTACAGCGCCAGCAAGACGGCACTCTCGGCGGTCTGCCAGACGCTCAACGCCCAGGAGGCGGCGCACGGCGTACGCGCCACCCATCTGTGCCCCGGCGACGTCGACACCGAGTTCCTCCGGCTACGACCGGCGGAGCCCGGCGCGGAGGCCCGGGCACGGATGCTGTCGCCCGACGATGTCGCGCGCGCCGTGCGGTTCGTCCTCGAGTCGCCGGCGCACGTCCGCATCGACGAGCTCGTCATCAGCCCCGTCTCGCAGGCCTGA
- a CDS encoding SDR family NAD(P)-dependent oxidoreductase, giving the protein MQLDLIGHVALITGAGRGIGRTIAERLLEERARVVVLDVDEAGLAWFEPARAAAGTDGLALACDVTSTESVRAAVAAVLDRFGRVDVLVNNAGILGEGLVEETDDATWNRVFDVNVTGTFRICQAVLPAMKEQRSGRIINAASFAAIVPSVGSAAYAASKAAVVQFTRVLAGELGPWDVTVNAYAPGMVPTELNGFTEKEQAVQDRLLDTLTLRRWGRGEEVADLVCFLASDAAGYITGTLVDVSGGKLATQLPQRAYEIAGGR; this is encoded by the coding sequence ATGCAGCTCGACCTCATCGGCCACGTCGCCCTCATCACCGGCGCGGGCCGGGGCATCGGCAGGACCATCGCGGAGCGGCTCCTGGAGGAGCGCGCACGGGTCGTCGTCCTCGACGTCGACGAGGCGGGGCTCGCGTGGTTCGAGCCCGCCCGTGCGGCAGCAGGGACCGACGGGCTGGCCCTGGCCTGCGACGTGACGTCGACGGAGTCCGTCCGCGCCGCCGTCGCTGCGGTCCTCGACCGGTTCGGCCGGGTCGACGTCCTCGTCAACAACGCGGGGATCCTCGGCGAGGGGCTCGTCGAGGAGACGGACGATGCGACCTGGAACCGCGTCTTCGACGTCAACGTCACCGGCACGTTCCGCATATGCCAGGCGGTCCTGCCGGCCATGAAGGAGCAGCGCAGCGGGCGGATCATCAACGCGGCGTCGTTCGCGGCGATCGTGCCGAGCGTCGGGAGCGCGGCGTACGCCGCCTCGAAGGCCGCGGTCGTGCAGTTCACCCGGGTGCTGGCCGGCGAGCTCGGCCCCTGGGACGTCACGGTCAACGCGTACGCGCCGGGCATGGTCCCGACGGAGCTCAACGGCTTCACCGAGAAGGAGCAGGCCGTGCAGGACCGCCTGCTCGACACGCTGACGCTGCGCCGGTGGGGTCGGGGCGAGGAGGTCGCGGACCTCGTCTGCTTCCTGGCGAGCGACGCGGCGGGCTACATCACGGGCACGCTGGTCGACGTCAGCGGCGGGAAGCTGGCGACCCAGCTGCCGCAGCGCGCGTACGAGATCGCGGGCGGTCGGTGA
- a CDS encoding response regulator has product MTPCVRVFVLDDSEIVRRGIRDVLEGHEDIAVVGEARTADEALVRISALRPDVALLDVRLPDGSGIEVCREIRSSSPAVRCLVLTSYDEDDAVVAAVMAGAAGYLLKDVRGAALVDAVRDVAGGHVLAGPGTERLRARLRTGEAEDARLASLSEREREVLLLIADGLTNRQISERLLLREKTVKNYVSGLFAKLGMQRRTQAAVYGAHVQGLQPPRG; this is encoded by the coding sequence GTGACGCCGTGCGTCAGGGTGTTCGTCCTCGACGACTCCGAGATCGTGCGCCGCGGCATCCGCGACGTCCTCGAGGGGCACGAGGACATCGCCGTGGTCGGGGAGGCGCGTACCGCCGACGAGGCGCTCGTCCGCATCTCCGCCCTGCGCCCCGATGTCGCCCTGCTCGACGTGCGGCTCCCCGACGGCAGCGGGATCGAGGTGTGCCGGGAGATCCGCTCCTCGTCCCCCGCGGTGCGCTGCCTGGTGCTGACGTCGTACGACGAGGACGACGCGGTGGTCGCTGCGGTGATGGCCGGGGCCGCGGGCTACCTGCTCAAGGACGTGCGCGGTGCGGCGCTCGTCGACGCCGTCCGCGACGTGGCCGGCGGTCACGTGCTCGCCGGCCCGGGCACCGAGCGGCTGCGCGCCCGGCTGCGCACCGGGGAGGCCGAGGACGCTCGGCTCGCCTCCCTGAGCGAGCGGGAGCGCGAGGTGCTGCTGCTCATCGCGGACGGCCTGACCAACCGGCAGATCAGCGAGCGGCTGCTCCTGCGGGAGAAGACGGTCAAGAACTACGTCTCCGGGTTGTTCGCCAAGCTCGGCATGCAGCGCAGGACGCAGGCGGCCGTCTACGGGGCGCACGTCCAGGGGCTGCAGCCGCCGCGGGGGTGA
- a CDS encoding sensor histidine kinase: MDLTPGSAAHGGPRAPADRALGLALRRCAWVQASLEVTRSLLSDDGAEPTRVIARRLQELLDADAVEALGAGTPEAGARGQDDRPLMVLHLSRDGAELAVLVASRLPARPPFDSDDRDLAVAFVGEAGAALELADARASRERGALLADRDRIARDLHDHVMQRLFGAGLTVESIAAGLGTDPRARRLAAVVHEIDETIAQIRTSIFQLRGPLLAPVGGTRSRLLAVAAAAAAELGFDPALRFVGPIDAVVPSGLVDDLAAVLREALSNVAQHAGATSATVSVTATGSELVVLVDDDGAGLGATQRRSGLDNLRRRAEAHGGHLALDRPATAPGRDPAPGTRLRWTVPL, from the coding sequence GTGGACCTCACGCCCGGATCCGCCGCTCACGGGGGTCCCCGCGCTCCTGCCGACCGGGCGCTCGGGCTCGCCCTCCGCCGCTGCGCATGGGTGCAGGCGTCCCTCGAGGTCACCCGCTCGCTGCTCTCCGACGACGGCGCCGAGCCGACGCGCGTCATCGCCCGCCGGCTGCAGGAGCTCCTCGACGCCGACGCGGTGGAGGCCCTTGGCGCTGGTACGCCGGAGGCCGGGGCGCGTGGCCAGGACGACCGCCCCCTGATGGTCCTCCACCTGAGCCGCGACGGAGCAGAGCTGGCCGTGCTCGTGGCCAGCAGGCTGCCCGCACGGCCTCCCTTCGACAGCGACGACCGCGACCTCGCCGTCGCGTTCGTCGGGGAGGCGGGGGCCGCACTCGAGCTGGCCGACGCCCGCGCCTCCCGGGAGCGCGGCGCCCTGCTGGCCGACCGCGACCGGATCGCCCGCGACCTCCACGACCACGTGATGCAGCGCCTGTTCGGTGCGGGGCTCACGGTCGAGAGCATCGCCGCCGGCCTCGGGACCGACCCGCGCGCGCGCCGTCTCGCTGCCGTCGTGCACGAGATCGACGAGACGATCGCCCAGATCAGGACCTCGATCTTCCAGCTGCGTGGCCCGCTGCTCGCTCCCGTCGGTGGCACGCGCTCCCGGCTGCTCGCCGTCGCCGCCGCGGCCGCCGCGGAGCTCGGCTTCGACCCCGCTCTGCGCTTCGTGGGGCCCATCGACGCCGTCGTGCCAAGCGGGCTGGTGGACGACCTGGCGGCTGTCCTGCGGGAGGCGCTCAGCAACGTCGCGCAGCACGCCGGGGCCACGAGCGCGACCGTGAGCGTGACCGCGACCGGGAGCGAGCTCGTCGTGCTGGTCGACGACGACGGCGCTGGCCTGGGAGCCACCCAGCGTCGCAGCGGGCTGGACAACCTGCGGCGGCGCGCCGAGGCGCACGGCGGACACCTCGCGCTCGACCGACCCGCCACTGCGCCGGGACGAGACCCGGCGCCGGGCACGCGCCTCCGGTGGACGGTGCCGCTGTGA
- a CDS encoding slipin family protein, producing MHAFVTVAVTVLAVLAVLTLLGIALSAKVVKQYELGLLFRLGRVRGVRTPGLQLIIPFVDVLHRVTMRIITLPIQSQGIITRDNVSVDVSAVAYYRVVDAMKSVVAIENIRAAIDQIAQTTLRKVVGQHTLDETLSETDRINLDIREILDVTTVAWGVEVALVELKDIQLPDSMKRAMARQAEAEREKRAKIINAEGESLAAAALGEASDIMVAHPLALQLRNLQSLVEIGVDKNTTVVFPAPLMSTIAELGSFLARETAAADAAVPVAEVSAAAPPVPAIRLPASNGTERPPS from the coding sequence ATGCACGCCTTCGTCACCGTCGCCGTCACCGTCCTGGCCGTGCTCGCGGTGCTCACCCTGCTCGGCATCGCACTGTCGGCGAAGGTGGTCAAGCAGTACGAGCTCGGCCTGCTGTTCCGCCTGGGTCGCGTCCGCGGAGTCCGCACACCAGGGCTCCAGCTCATCATCCCGTTCGTCGACGTCCTGCACCGCGTGACAATGCGCATCATCACGCTGCCGATCCAGTCGCAGGGGATCATCACCCGCGACAACGTCAGCGTCGACGTCTCGGCCGTCGCGTACTACCGCGTGGTCGACGCCATGAAGTCCGTCGTGGCGATCGAGAACATCCGCGCCGCCATCGACCAGATCGCACAGACGACCCTGCGCAAGGTCGTCGGCCAGCACACCCTCGACGAGACGCTGTCCGAGACCGACCGCATCAACCTCGACATCCGCGAGATCCTGGACGTCACCACCGTGGCCTGGGGCGTCGAGGTGGCGCTGGTGGAGCTCAAGGACATCCAGCTTCCCGACAGCATGAAGCGGGCGATGGCCCGCCAGGCCGAGGCGGAGCGGGAGAAGCGCGCGAAGATCATCAACGCCGAGGGCGAGTCCCTCGCCGCGGCGGCGCTGGGCGAGGCGTCTGACATCATGGTCGCGCACCCGCTCGCCCTCCAGCTGCGCAACTTGCAGAGCCTCGTCGAGATCGGGGTCGACAAGAACACCACCGTGGTCTTCCCCGCCCCGCTCATGAGCACCATCGCCGAGCTCGGCTCCTTCCTCGCCCGCGAGACCGCAGCAGCCGACGCCGCCGTGCCGGTGGCCGAGGTCAGCGCTGCTGCACCGCCGGTCCCTGCGATCCGCCTGCCCGCGAGCAACGGCACCGAGCGGCCCCCGTCATGA
- a CDS encoding universal stress protein, with product MSQRDQFEDAIVVGVDGSPSSQAALRWAAFEGAALDCEVVAIQAWLDVIPSNGMVVAGMFTDQSWDPALEAEKSLVATVDEVFGEHRPLRLSAMVRAGGAAEVLLAESRGARLLVLGSRGHGGFRGMLLGSVSSACAEHATCPVLVVHGDRVPARADGSVA from the coding sequence ATGAGCCAGCGCGACCAGTTCGAGGACGCCATCGTCGTCGGTGTCGACGGTTCACCGTCGTCACAGGCGGCCCTGCGCTGGGCGGCCTTCGAGGGAGCGGCGCTCGACTGCGAGGTCGTCGCGATACAGGCGTGGCTCGACGTCATCCCCTCCAACGGCATGGTCGTGGCAGGGATGTTCACCGACCAGTCGTGGGACCCGGCCCTGGAGGCCGAGAAATCCCTGGTGGCGACGGTCGACGAGGTGTTCGGCGAGCACCGGCCCCTCCGCCTGAGCGCCATGGTCCGTGCCGGCGGAGCTGCCGAGGTCCTGCTCGCGGAGAGCCGTGGTGCACGCCTGCTGGTCCTCGGCAGCCGTGGCCACGGCGGCTTCCGGGGAATGCTCCTCGGCTCGGTCAGCTCGGCCTGCGCCGAGCACGCGACATGCCCGGTCCTCGTGGTGCACGGCGACCGCGTGCCGGCGCGCGCCGACGGCAGCGTCGCGTAG
- a CDS encoding amino acid permease — translation MLDGTSRMNLATFCTTWVGPAVAQLMAASLDKNIVDKDEYPHTAELEARCVQMLADLWCAPSAERAVGTSTTGSSEAAMLGGLAARSRWRSRRRAAGLDAGKPNLVCGPVQVCWEGALGGALAWIGGPSRALLVTAEDGALPPFLDRTNRYGAQRNILLVQGAVVTAISVLHLVMDDVSSASFPISALVVSLYIVMYMMLFAAAIRLRHSQPDLPRAYRIAGGTPGMWLVAGTGLLAVGFALVLAFVPPDQLPIGSAGGYVALVAVGTLLFTGLPLVLDRYRRPEWRVPSAEGA, via the coding sequence ATGCTGGACGGGACCTCGCGGATGAACCTCGCGACGTTCTGCACCACGTGGGTCGGACCGGCCGTGGCGCAGTTGATGGCAGCATCCCTGGACAAGAACATCGTCGACAAGGACGAGTACCCGCATACGGCGGAGCTGGAAGCCCGGTGCGTCCAGATGCTCGCCGACCTGTGGTGCGCGCCCTCTGCCGAGCGGGCGGTCGGCACCTCGACGACCGGCTCGAGCGAGGCCGCCATGCTCGGGGGCCTGGCCGCGAGGTCACGCTGGCGCAGCAGGCGACGCGCCGCAGGACTCGATGCGGGCAAGCCCAACCTCGTGTGCGGTCCGGTCCAGGTGTGCTGGGAAGGAGCCCTCGGCGGCGCCCTCGCGTGGATCGGCGGGCCGAGCCGCGCGCTACTCGTCACAGCGGAGGACGGTGCCCTCCCGCCGTTCCTCGACCGCACAAACCGCTACGGCGCCCAGCGCAACATCCTGCTGGTGCAGGGTGCGGTGGTGACGGCGATCTCCGTGCTCCACCTCGTGATGGACGACGTCAGCTCGGCGTCCTTCCCCATCTCCGCGCTCGTCGTCAGCCTCTACATCGTCATGTACATGATGCTGTTCGCCGCCGCCATCCGGCTGAGGCACAGCCAGCCCGACCTCCCGCGTGCGTACCGGATCGCTGGAGGGACCCCGGGGATGTGGCTCGTCGCGGGGACTGGCCTCCTCGCCGTGGGGTTCGCCCTCGTCCTGGCCTTCGTGCCGCCGGACCAGCTTCCCATCGGCAGCGCCGGCGGCTACGTCGCGCTGGTCGCGGTCGGCACCCTGCTGTTCACCGGCCTCCCGCTCGTGCTCGACCGCTACCGCCGCCCCGAGTGGCGCGTGCCCTCGGCCGAGGGGGCGTGA